Within the Legionella pneumophila subsp. pneumophila str. Philadelphia 1 genome, the region CACCTTAAATCGTATATTGCTATAGGTTCTGGTTCGTTGTTGAGTATGATCCAGTTGATCCTGACTCAAATCTATAGTAAGCAAACTGCCCTCCCGGCCAATTAATTTGGCTAATTCGAGGGTCATATCACCAGAGCCACACCCTATCTCCAGAGCAGTCATTGCCGCTGAAGGCCCAACCTCAGAAAGTAAATCCAGGCTGCTCTTGGCATACAATTGATGTTGCAGAGAAAGACGCTCTCTCGCCTTGTCATTGGTATTTAGAATGTAAGTACTGGGCATAATATATCCTTATATTTGATAAAAAATAATTATTGTTCTTCAAAAAGAGTTACATGGCTTTCCCTTTGCCACAAAGACTCATTTAAATATTGGTTTAAATGTTTTGCCTGTAATTGAAACATCTGGTTTAAATTTTCTTTAGTTGAGCTACCCATATGTGGTGATAAGACGACGTTATCAAGTTGCCTTAAAGCGAAAGGAACTTCCGGTTCATACTGGTATACGTCCAAAGCGGCACCAGCGATTGTATGGCGTTGCAAAGCATCAATCAGAGCGTTTTGATCCACTATACTGCCTCGCGCAACATTAATCAAATATCCCTCTGGCCCTAAATTATCTAAAACCTGTTTGTTAATTAAATGTTGTGTATCAATACCGCCGGAACAACAAATGATTAAAAAATCACTAATAGATGCTAAATTTGCGGCTGTTGGACAATACAAGTAAGGGCTATTTTTTTGACTTCGGGCCGTATAAGCAATTTTTAGCCCGAAAGGCTCTGCAAATTGCGCTATCTTTTCACCAATTTGACCGAATCCAACCAAGCCCAATTGCTTTCCCAATAAATGGTTGCCTAGAAAACGGGGCTTTTTCTCAACCCATTCATTATTTCGGGTATAGCGATCATTTAGAATCACCCTTCGCGACAGTGTTAACAATAAAGCGATAGCAAGTTCTGCTGTGTCATGAACACCTGCATTAGGTTGTGAATGCAGAATAATATGATTTTGCTTTAAAAAATTAATATCAATATTGTCCGTTCCTATTCCCAGGTGACTAATAATTTTCAAGTTAGGAAATTGCATTAAAAACGAATGGTCAATCTGATCCCATACCGTTGTGGCTAAAGCCACAACCCGGGATTGATCCACTCGTGAAGCCATTTTCCAACCATGAATAATGTTCCAATCAGGAATCAGCATGGGAATAATTGGCTCTAGAAATTGGTTGGTCAGGTAAACAAATGGCTTCATTAAAATGTCCTATTTTTCAGAATAAAGATTCCGTGTGTTGCCCATGATATTCTCTCTCATCTTTCTGACAAGCAAATAAAATCAAGCGGTAAAATGAGCGTTCTCAAGTAGAGACATATAGCGATTATTACGGTTATGATACTATATTCTTTTACTATTGCATTTCATTATTCCAAGGAGACGTTACCATAGAGAGGAATGCACAGCAATATTTTGAAAGCGCGAAGGAATTGTTCTTGCCAGTAATACCTGTGGAGGAGTTTGATGGTTTTATACTTAAATTGGGCAAGAATAACTACCATTTTTGCAAAAATGAAACTCCTTTTAATAATAGCTGTAGTGCCAATATTGCTATTGATAAATATTGTACCTCTAAACTATTGGAAAAAGCGGGTATTCCTGTTCCCAAAGCTATCTCTTTAAACTGTAGTGAATTTCAACGGAATTTGCATAAAGATAAAATTGCACAATTAAACTTTCCCTTAGTCATTAAACCAATAGACGGTTCGCTGGGAATCGGTGTTTTATGCAATATAAAAACATGGGAAGAACTGGAAAGCCATTTAACAAAATATTTTTCCTCTTATCAGTGCTTAATAATAGAAGAATTCCACGGCAAACTGAATTCTTACCGTGTATTGGTTTTTAATAACCGTATCCTTGGCATAGTCCAACGTTACCCAGCCGCTGTAACTGGCGATAGAGTACATCCCATACATGAGTTGATTAAACAAGAAAATTTAAACAGAAAAAGAATCAATGAAGCTTTAGGTGAAATTACTTTAGATGAGGAAGCGCGGATTAAACTTCAAGAGCTGGGCATAACAGAAAATTACATCCCCTCTTTTGGAGAACAAATTGTTTTATGCTATACAAGCAATGCAACAAGAGGTGGATCCTATGTCACCATAAACAAGAAGATGTGCAAGCAAAATCGTAAATTATTGCTTCAA harbors:
- a CDS encoding NAD(P)-dependent oxidoreductase, with amino-acid sequence MKPFVYLTNQFLEPIIPMLIPDWNIIHGWKMASRVDQSRVVALATTVWDQIDHSFLMQFPNLKIISHLGIGTDNIDINFLKQNHIILHSQPNAGVHDTAELAIALLLTLSRRVILNDRYTRNNEWVEKKPRFLGNHLLGKQLGLVGFGQIGEKIAQFAEPFGLKIAYTARSQKNSPYLYCPTAANLASISDFLIICCSGGIDTQHLINKQVLDNLGPEGYLINVARGSIVDQNALIDALQRHTIAGAALDVYQYEPEVPFALRQLDNVVLSPHMGSSTKENLNQMFQLQAKHLNQYLNESLWQRESHVTLFEEQ
- a CDS encoding cyanophycin synthetase, whose product is MPVIPVEEFDGFILKLGKNNYHFCKNETPFNNSCSANIAIDKYCTSKLLEKAGIPVPKAISLNCSEFQRNLHKDKIAQLNFPLVIKPIDGSLGIGVLCNIKTWEELESHLTKYFSSYQCLIIEEFHGKLNSYRVLVFNNRILGIVQRYPAAVTGDRVHPIHELIKQENLNRKRINEALGEITLDEEARIKLQELGITENYIPSFGEQIVLCYTSNATRGGSYVTINKKMCKQNRKLLLQAAKILDLQLVGIDVECSDIINIPIEQSNGVILEVNHKPSIRIHEFPMKGTPQKVTKKIMRSFITRHPLSYLYSIYNNQPTAFYVRSSILIIIMGLILLAVW